Below is a genomic region from Microbacterium esteraromaticum.
CGGGGTTGAGCCCGGCGAGCTGACCGATGATCAGCGGCGGCGCGATGATGCCGCCGTACATCGTGAGCACGTGCTGGAGCCCGTATCCGAAGGTGGCGCCGATGGACAGGCGCTCATCTTCCGGGCGCAGGGCTTCCTTCTTCTGCTTACTCATTTTCTGGACCTCTTCGTCGAGTGGGACGTATCGAGTGATACTGCCGGTTGTTGCGGGATTTCAGGTGTGTCGGGCGAGCAGGCCGCGGGCCGCCTCGCTGTGGTGTGCGATGAGCTGGGGAAGGTCGAGCCCGACGATCTGACCGTCGAGAACCCGCCAGGTGCCGCCGACCATGACGCGGTCGGCGCGCTCGGCGCCGCAGAGCAGCAGGGCTGCGACGGGGTCGTGGCTGCCCGAGAAGCGCAGCTCGTCGAGCGTGAACATCGCGAGGTCCGCCTGCTTGCCTGGCGCGAGCACGCCGATGTCGTCGCGGCCGAGCGCGCGGGCCGAGCCCTGCGTCGCCCAGCCGAGCGCGCGCTCGGGGGTCACTGCCGCCGCGCCGTAGCGCAGTCGCTGCAGGTAGAGGGCCTGGCGCACCTCCTGGATCATGTTCGATCCGTCGTTGGATGCCGATCCGTCGACGCCGAGTCCGACCGGCACGCCGGCCTCCTGCAGCTCGACCGCGCGGGCGATGCCCGACGCGAGGCGCATGTTCGAGGTGGCGCAGTGCGACACCGCGGTGCCGGCCGCTCCGAGCCTGGCCACCTCGGCGTCGTCGAAGTGGATGCCGTGGGCCAGCCAGGTGCGATCGGAGAGCCAGCCGACGCTCTCGAGGTAGTCGACGGTGCGCAGGCCGAACATCTCGCGGCAGAAGTCCTCTTCGTCGAGCGTCTCGGCGAGGTGGGTGTGCAGGCGCACATCGAGGCGCTCGGCCAGCTGCGCGGTGTCGCGCATCACGCCGGTCGTGACCGAGAACGGCGAGCACGGAGCGAGGCCGATCTGCACGAAGGCGCCGTCGCCGCGCTCGTGATACGCGCCGACCAGGCGCTCGCTGTCGGCGAGGATCGTCTCGGCGTCCTGCACGGTCTGCTGCGGCGGCAGCCCGCCGTCCTTCTCGCCCAGTGACATCGAGCCGCGGGTGAGGGTGGCGCGCATGCCGAGGCGGCGCACGACGTCGACCTGGACGTCGATCCCCTCTTCCAGCCCGTTCGGGAACAGGTAGTGGTGGTCGGCCGCGGTGGTGCAGCCCGAGAGCAGCAGCTCGGCGAGCGCGGCTGTCGTCGCGAGCTCGAGGTCACGAGGGGTGAGCCCGGCCCACACGCCGTACAGGCCCTTCAGCCACCCGAACAGCTCGGCGCTGACGACGGGCGTCCATGCCCGGGTGAGGGTCTGGTAGAAGTGGTGGTGCGTGTTGATCAGA
It encodes:
- a CDS encoding 8-oxoguanine deaminase; its protein translation is MTAPTRSTWLKNPLGIHTGDAADARGGLVIEGDRVVESVPLGGAPSRPVDETIDASRHVIIPGLINTHHHFYQTLTRAWTPVVSAELFGWLKGLYGVWAGLTPRDLELATTAALAELLLSGCTTAADHHYLFPNGLEEGIDVQVDVVRRLGMRATLTRGSMSLGEKDGGLPPQQTVQDAETILADSERLVGAYHERGDGAFVQIGLAPCSPFSVTTGVMRDTAQLAERLDVRLHTHLAETLDEEDFCREMFGLRTVDYLESVGWLSDRTWLAHGIHFDDAEVARLGAAGTAVSHCATSNMRLASGIARAVELQEAGVPVGLGVDGSASNDGSNMIQEVRQALYLQRLRYGAAAVTPERALGWATQGSARALGRDDIGVLAPGKQADLAMFTLDELRFSGSHDPVAALLLCGAERADRVMVGGTWRVLDGQIVGLDLPQLIAHHSEAARGLLARHT